The Petrotoga mobilis SJ95 genomic sequence ACGTTATAGAGGAAGAACTTCACGGGTATCAGGCAAGAATATTTCAACATGAAACAGATCACCTTGAGGGAATTCTATTCACTGACAAATTACCCATTGTAAAGAAAGCCAGGTTAAAAAAGGAATTGAACCAACTAATAGAAAAGGGCAAAAAACGTGCATGGGAGTTAGGTGAAACGGTAAAAACATGACAAATAGTAAGGATTTTAAAATTGTTTTCATGGGGACACCTGATTTTGGTGCCCAAGTTTTGGAAGAACTAATAAAAAACAATTTCAATGTTGTTGGAGTATTTTCCCAACCTGACAAACCTAAAGGGCGGGGGAAAAAGTTTCAACCACCAGCGGTTAAGGAAGTTGCCCTAAAATACAATGTCCCGGTATTTCAACCAAAAAGCGTTAATAAGGGAGAGGGGTTTGACTTTTTGAAAGAGCTGAACCCTGACATTATTATCACCGCAGCTTTTGGAAAAATATTAAAAACAAATGTTTTAAAACTTCCACCTAAAGGATGTTGGAATGTACATGCTTCTTTATTGCCAAAATATAGAGGAGCAGCCCCAATTCAACGCGTTATAGAAAATGGAGAAAAAGAAACGGGAATCAGTATTTTCAAGATGGTAGAAGCTCTTGATGCGGGAGATATAGCCATTCAAAAAAGTGTCCCCATTGAAATAAACGACAATTACGGCATAGTTTATGAAAAATTATTATCACTTGCAAAAGAAACTGTTTTAGAGTTTTTGAACTCATTCGATCATTTAACTTTGAAACCACAAAACGAAGAAGAAGCCTCATATGCAGAAAAAATTACAAAAGAAGATCTAATTGTAGATTTTAATAATGATGCTATAAAGGTTCATAACAAGATTAGAGCTTACGATCCATACCCCGGGGTAAGAAGCGTCTACGAAAAAGAAGAGGTAAAGATATTTGGTTCGGAATTTTCTGATGATTTGTTTACAATAGAAAATAAAGAAGAACCAGGAACAATAATACGTATTGAAAAAGACGGAATACTTGTAAAATGTAGAGATGGGGCTGTAAAGATAAAAGAGATACAATTCCCTGGTAAAAAAAGAATATCTACAATAGATGCCATCAATGGGAAAAAACTAAAATTATTGGGACATTTCAGCCCTTATTAAAGAAAAACTTTTCAGCATTGCTTTTTGTGATCTCTTTCAAAGTTTCAACATCTATCCCTTTTATTTCTGATATTTTTTCATAAACATATTTTACATAAGTTGGGTTGTTTCTTTTTCCTCTGTATGGTACGGGAGGTAAAAATGGTGAGTCTGTTTCAGGTAAAATTCTTTCAACAGGTGTTTTTTCAACCACTTCCCTCAATTTATTATTTTTTGGATAAGTAATCGGCCCATCAAAACCTAAATATAATCCCAAATCCAAGAATTTCTCAGCCATTTCCCAATCACTTGAAAAACAATGAACGACACCTTTTCTTGCTGGCAACCCTTTTTTCTGCAAGAAATTGTATGCCTCTTCATATGCGTCTCTAATATGGAAAACTACCGGTAAGCCCATTTCTTCAGCAATATCTAATTGTGCATCCAAACTTTTATACTGATCTTGTTTATTCGTTTCCCAATAAAAATCCAATCCAATTTCTCCAATAGCTACAATCTTAGGCTTTCCTGCCAGTTCTTTTATTTTATCTAAATCTGTTTCCTTTAAATCCTGGCTTTCAGTGGGATGTATTCCGACAGCTCCAAATATTTTTTCCTCATCTTTTACAAAATCAACGACACTTTTTGAAGACTCTACATTTATACCAATTTCTATCAACAGATCCAACTCTTCATTAGCTTTTTTCAACATCTCTTGCCTATCATCATCAAACTGTTTGAGTAACAAATGGCAATGGGTATCAATAAAATTCAAATTATTTGCTCCCTTCTCAAAATAGACTTCACTATCACCTAAAATTATACAGATTGAGACCTACTTCTGAATCAAATTTTCTCTCTACTGCACCCTCTATACTTTCAACTACTATTTCAGCGGTTCCGCTAACTATTGCAGAATTCAAATGGCCACCATAAGAATGAAGATCTGAATCTGAGGTACTTACATGTAAATGCAAATAAGTCTCTCCATTCATAGTAGATATGTTACCTGTGAGATTCAAAATTTCAAAATCTCCTTTAAACTCTTTTGAAAAGTATTTCTTTTCATGAGTATTGAACAAACCAATTGTTATATCGTTCGTTGAACCCAAACCATATACGGTTCCTAATTTTATTGAATTTTTTGAACAGAACTCTTTCAATGTTGAAACGATTTCTTCTCCCTTATCCAACCTAACTATGTATTTACTACCAAATTTAGCAAAATCCATCTGGCACTCCCCCTTTAATTAAATTATAAAAATCATACCACACATTTGTTATGATGGCTTTAAGCAAAAGAAAAACATTGTTAGTTTGCTTTATTAATTTATAATTAATGATTTATATGGTAAAATAGTATAAAAGAAGGGGCGCTAATACTCATAAAAGAAGAAATTTGTTTTTAAAAAAGTTACAGTTTGGAAAGGGGAAGAATATGAAAAAAACCTTTGTTTTTGATTTGGATGGAACTCTTTTAAATTCTGAGGTAAGAATTTCGCCAAAAACATACCAAGCTTTAAAAAGATTAAAAGAAGAAGGACATATTATAATAATAGCAAGTGGAAGAATGTACGCTTCAACTATGTACGTAGTGGAAAACTTTCTACCTTTTTTGAAAGGGAATGTGATTATTTCCTCATACAACGGGGGATATATAGTCGATCACAATGGAAAAGTAGTTTTTGAAAAAGGTGTAGCAAATGAAAGTGCAATTAAATGTATAAAATTTCTTAGAGACCTTAATATCCACAGACATATCTATATAAACGATAAACTTATTTCGGAAATAGACGATAAAGAGATTAGAGATTACTCTAAACATTCATTTGTTGATTACGTACTGGTAGATGATTTAATAGCTGAAATAGAAACCTCATCTCACCCAACATTAAAAATATTGGCAATTGGAGAGCCAGATAAAATAGACGTAATTAAAAAATTAGCGGAAAATGAGCTCCAAGGAGAGTTTAACCTTATGAAATCTTGGGATACCTATTTGGACTTTATTCCTTACGGTGTCTCCAAAGGAAATAGCTTGAAGATAATTTCAAAAATCTACAACTTAGATCCAAATACTCTTTACGTTTTTGGTGATTCCGAAAACGATATAGACATGCTTGAATTAACAAAAAACAGTTTCGCGATGGGAAACGCTAAAGAAGATGTAAAAAAAGTAGCAAATTACTTGTTACCAAGTAACGATGAGGATGGTGTGGCATATGCCATTGAAAAGATACTGGCTGATGATCTCGATAATGTTAATATTTAGCTTTACTTTTGGAAGTATATACGATATAATAAAAGAGGATAATCAAATAGTTGGAAAATTTTTTCATACTTTAACCGATATTGAAAATACTGAATTAGACCCAAATTACATCGTGGGGTATTTTTTAGATTTAAATGAGATTGATCCCGAGCTTTGTTATTTGGCTTTAGGATCAGTTAGAAACTTTTCTTTAATTCAGGATTTTTCAAGAGAATTAGGTTATTACCTTAAAAACTTGGGAATTGATTTTGTTGTGTTCGGTAATTTAATGATTTTGGAAAAAGATGCAGATGATCCTTTGAAGTATATTGGAAATTCACCTTATTTGATATCTGAAATTCTTTATAGAATGATAAGAGGGTTAGAAACAAGTGGAGTTACCCCTGTAATCATTGTAACCTCCAAAGACGATAGAAATGCCACACAATCATTACTTCAAAAGAGTGGATCGTTTTATACTTATTCAGGTCAAATAAAGAATGTAGATCTCTTTTTTGATGGTAATAATCTTTATTTGCAGAAAAACAATCTATTTTCACTTCCGTGGAATTACGGTAAAGATACTCTCGAAGAAACAATTCAGGAAATTTTTAACAATAGCATCGTATTAACGGGATGGCGTGATGAAGGAGAAAACTTATTATATAGAAAAATAAACACTACAGATTTAAAATCAGTAACGTATTTTTCCAAATCAGTTGAAGAAAGTGCAAGGAAGGTTTTTTCTGGTGAATTACTACCTACCGGAAATAAAAATTGGTAAAAGTTCTTTCATTATTTCTTAGGGGGGCTAAAATTGAAAAGCATTGGTTTAGATACATCTGGAAAAATGATCGTAAAAGGACCTCAAAAGGCAAAAGGCACTTTAACCGTTTCTGGAGCAAAAAACGCCGTGCTACCAATTATGGGAGCATCTTTACTCACTGATGATGATATTGATTTAAGGAATGTCCCAGATCTAGCAGACGTGAGAACCATGATTGAAATACTAGAAAGTGCAGGAAAAGTAA encodes the following:
- a CDS encoding Cof-type HAD-IIB family hydrolase; the encoded protein is MKKTFVFDLDGTLLNSEVRISPKTYQALKRLKEEGHIIIIASGRMYASTMYVVENFLPFLKGNVIISSYNGGYIVDHNGKVVFEKGVANESAIKCIKFLRDLNIHRHIYINDKLISEIDDKEIRDYSKHSFVDYVLVDDLIAEIETSSHPTLKILAIGEPDKIDVIKKLAENELQGEFNLMKSWDTYLDFIPYGVSKGNSLKIISKIYNLDPNTLYVFGDSENDIDMLELTKNSFAMGNAKEDVKKVANYLLPSNDEDGVAYAIEKILADDLDNVNI
- a CDS encoding TatD family hydrolase, with protein sequence MNFIDTHCHLLLKQFDDDRQEMLKKANEELDLLIEIGINVESSKSVVDFVKDEEKIFGAVGIHPTESQDLKETDLDKIKELAGKPKIVAIGEIGLDFYWETNKQDQYKSLDAQLDIAEEMGLPVVFHIRDAYEEAYNFLQKKGLPARKGVVHCFSSDWEMAEKFLDLGLYLGFDGPITYPKNNKLREVVEKTPVERILPETDSPFLPPVPYRGKRNNPTYVKYVYEKISEIKGIDVETLKEITKSNAEKFFFNKG
- a CDS encoding PPC domain-containing DNA-binding protein produces the protein MDFAKFGSKYIVRLDKGEEIVSTLKEFCSKNSIKLGTVYGLGSTNDITIGLFNTHEKKYFSKEFKGDFEILNLTGNISTMNGETYLHLHVSTSDSDLHSYGGHLNSAIVSGTAEIVVESIEGAVERKFDSEVGLNLYNFR
- the fmt gene encoding methionyl-tRNA formyltransferase — its product is MTNSKDFKIVFMGTPDFGAQVLEELIKNNFNVVGVFSQPDKPKGRGKKFQPPAVKEVALKYNVPVFQPKSVNKGEGFDFLKELNPDIIITAAFGKILKTNVLKLPPKGCWNVHASLLPKYRGAAPIQRVIENGEKETGISIFKMVEALDAGDIAIQKSVPIEINDNYGIVYEKLLSLAKETVLEFLNSFDHLTLKPQNEEEASYAEKITKEDLIVDFNNDAIKVHNKIRAYDPYPGVRSVYEKEEVKIFGSEFSDDLFTIENKEEPGTIIRIEKDGILVKCRDGAVKIKEIQFPGKKRISTIDAINGKKLKLLGHFSPY